Proteins encoded together in one Helicobacter pylori window:
- a CDS encoding copper resistance protein CopD, protein MDAIYPYVLVVHLLCAIIFIGYLFFDGVIFPNVKKMFGEEFANKANTGITQRAIKIMPLCVLGLVLTGGMMLSQYMGGDKGWCETPFQKILMLKVILALSIFLLVLFSLSCKFLGKKNPIGKYIHPIALTFGFLIAILAKTMWFV, encoded by the coding sequence ATGGATGCGATTTATCCTTATGTGTTGGTTGTTCATTTATTGTGTGCCATTATTTTTATTGGCTATTTGTTTTTTGATGGGGTAATTTTCCCTAATGTGAAGAAAATGTTTGGCGAAGAGTTTGCCAATAAGGCAAATACAGGAATCACTCAAAGAGCGATCAAAATCATGCCCTTATGCGTTTTAGGGCTTGTTTTAACAGGGGGCATGATGCTTAGTCAATACATGGGGGGCGATAAAGGCTGGTGTGAAACCCCTTTTCAAAAGATACTCATGCTTAAAGTGATCTTAGCGTTAAGCATTTTTCTTTTAGTGCTTTTTTCTTTATCGTGTAAGTTTTTGGGTAAGAAAAACCCTATTGGTAAATATATCCACCCTATCGCTCTAACTTTTGGTTTTTTAATTGCTATTTTAGCCAAAACGATGTGGTTTGTTTAA
- a CDS encoding AlwI family type II restriction endonuclease: protein MTKKPTRKILSFSTTMRNPKRIGQFLAVLEKFENQILKSSTIMQIIKSVLAHRLYRPTSINQNKELKEKFDSNEYIFSDEELERIIEISPQQHKEMGFEHGWESRFDTWYKLMCEFGFCYYAKYEKILISDSAKILILAYYDKENDAFKESVDESVVGAIFLNALSKYEVGNPYKKNLNHNNPLKLLLSLLKRLKNAHLTPLSVKEIPILLCWKDDNANGLYDYIVHLRQEIVTINKTEFSYSDEFIYEKCLNLLESVNKTRFKMSQITNEAVDEYIRKMRITGLISLRGNGRFIDINTNENNKIDYILQTHKAFKGDYLNDTQANKLAFFNYMAIVDSFLVNVTPISADESVKSSKLNELANTYTKDFIKQELLITCNKQESKDSFLRLIDKPLCLEFLSAIFLKQHFENLSVIPNYKSDDEGLPVYTASGNKPDIVAMDTKAQSYIEVSLIRDRSQSEMIPIARHLKELIKNSADIREKFSVFVAPNIHDDAKEYAEFAHFKDNINICCYAINDFIKKVENSAELLQLNDNLKA from the coding sequence ATGACTAAAAAACCGACACGAAAAATTTTAAGCTTTTCAACCACTATGCGAAACCCTAAAAGAATAGGACAATTTTTAGCTGTTTTAGAAAAGTTTGAAAATCAAATCCTTAAATCTTCAACGATTATGCAAATTATCAAATCCGTTTTGGCTCATAGGCTTTATAGACCTACTTCTATCAATCAAAATAAAGAATTGAAAGAAAAATTTGACTCCAATGAATATATCTTTAGCGATGAAGAATTAGAACGCATTATAGAAATATCCCCACAACAGCACAAAGAAATGGGCTTTGAGCATGGATGGGAAAGTCGGTTTGACACTTGGTATAAGCTTATGTGTGAGTTTGGTTTTTGCTACTATGCAAAATATGAGAAAATACTCATCAGCGATAGTGCTAAGATTCTTATTCTCGCTTATTATGATAAAGAAAACGATGCTTTTAAAGAAAGCGTTGATGAAAGCGTAGTTGGGGCTATATTTTTAAACGCTCTGTCTAAATATGAAGTAGGAAACCCTTACAAAAAAAATTTAAACCATAACAACCCCCTCAAACTATTGCTCTCGCTTTTAAAACGACTCAAAAATGCCCATCTAACCCCCCTATCTGTCAAAGAAATCCCTATTTTACTTTGTTGGAAAGACGATAACGCTAATGGGCTTTATGACTACATTGTTCATTTAAGACAAGAAATTGTTACTATCAATAAAACAGAATTCAGCTACTCAGATGAATTTATCTATGAAAAATGCCTAAATCTTTTAGAAAGTGTTAATAAAACACGATTCAAAATGAGCCAAATCACTAATGAAGCCGTTGATGAATACATTAGAAAAATGCGTATTACAGGACTTATTTCATTGCGTGGTAATGGTAGGTTTATTGATATTAATACTAATGAAAATAATAAAATAGATTACATTTTACAAACTCATAAGGCTTTTAAAGGGGATTATTTAAACGACACTCAAGCTAACAAACTCGCCTTTTTTAACTACATGGCGATCGTGGATAGCTTTCTTGTTAATGTTACTCCAATCAGTGCTGATGAGAGCGTTAAATCAAGCAAATTGAATGAACTAGCAAACACTTATACTAAAGATTTTATCAAGCAAGAATTACTCATTACTTGTAACAAGCAAGAATCAAAAGATAGTTTTTTAAGACTCATTGATAAACCTTTGTGCTTGGAATTTTTAAGCGCTATTTTCTTGAAACAACATTTTGAAAATTTAAGCGTGATACCCAATTATAAAAGCGATGATGAAGGCTTGCCCGTATACACAGCAAGCGGTAACAAACCTGATATTGTAGCCATGGACACAAAAGCCCAAAGTTATATAGAAGTGAGCTTGATTAGGGATAGAAGTCAAAGCGAAATGATACCTATTGCCAGACATTTAAAAGAATTGATTAAAAATAGTGCTGATATTAGAGAGAAATTTAGTGTTTTTGTGGCTCCAAATATCCATGATGACGCCAAAGAATATGCGGAATTTGCCCATTTCAAAGACAATATTAATATATGTTGTTATGCTATTAATGATTTTATCAAAAAAGTAGAAAACAGCGCAGAGTTATTGCAACTCAATGACAACCTAAAAGCTTGA
- a CDS encoding Dam family site-specific DNA-(adenine-N6)-methyltransferase: MKKSIRSPFFYVGDKYKLMPQLNKLFPNNINQFIEPFVGGGSVFLNTKAKRYLANDIDANIINLHKTLSKFNACELFDELSKIIIRYGLSFSFKGITAPSELKKQYIKTYYAKYNKIAYEKLRADFNSNQNNMLYLYLLLIYGFNHMIRFNSKGLFNLPVGNVDFNENVYNALKNYLDFMQQNTIIFHNNDYIDFLNHTTYLKDDYVYFDPPYLISNSEYNKLWDSNNEIALYGVLDSLDKKGVLFGITNLIYHKGETNSILKEWAKKYYIFNIKSNYISYNDNTIKEDSQEIFVTNYRQLL, translated from the coding sequence TTGAAAAAAAGTATTCGTTCTCCCTTTTTCTATGTAGGGGATAAATATAAACTCATGCCACAGCTCAATAAGCTATTCCCAAATAACATTAATCAATTTATTGAGCCTTTTGTGGGTGGGGGTAGCGTGTTTTTAAACACTAAGGCTAAAAGATACTTAGCTAATGACATAGATGCTAATATTATCAATTTACATAAAACTTTAAGCAAGTTTAATGCTTGTGAGCTTTTTGATGAATTGTCTAAAATCATCATTCGTTATGGCTTGTCTTTCTCTTTTAAGGGGATTACAGCTCCTAGTGAATTAAAAAAACAATATATAAAAACTTACTATGCTAAATACAATAAAATAGCTTATGAAAAACTAAGGGCTGATTTTAATTCCAATCAAAACAACATGCTTTATTTGTATTTGCTTTTAATTTATGGGTTTAATCACATGATTAGATTTAATTCTAAAGGGCTTTTTAATTTACCCGTAGGTAATGTAGATTTTAACGAAAATGTTTATAATGCCCTAAAAAACTACCTAGACTTTATGCAACAAAACACCATTATTTTTCATAATAATGATTATATTGATTTTCTTAACCATACTACCTATTTAAAAGATGATTATGTTTATTTTGACCCCCCTTATTTAATCTCCAATAGTGAATACAACAAGTTATGGGATAGCAATAATGAGATAGCCCTATATGGTGTTTTAGATAGCCTAGATAAAAAGGGAGTTTTATTTGGTATAACTAATCTTATTTATCACAAGGGAGAGACCAATTCTATTTTAAAAGAATGGGCTAAAAAATATTATATTTTTAATATCAAAAGTAATTATATCAGCTATAATGACAACACCATCAAAGAAGATAGTCAAGAAATCTTTGTAACTAATTATAGGCAATTGTTATGA
- a CDS encoding adenine methyltransferase: protein MEKFNLKNRRYIGSKTKLIEWVFGNLKLNNIKSVCDIFAGSGVVAGQFATIPNIKNIIINDILFSNEVIYHAFFRGQDADFKVLEELKEYYTQALKLEENYFSQHFSNKFFSYKDCVKIGSIREHIESLNLDKLNKDILLTSLIYSMDKIANTVGHYEAYRKKEILQDRFIFELISPIKHDKNIMIERKDANELAKTLKIGLVFIDPPYNSRQYSRFYHLYENLVQWKKPKLYGTALKPSCENMSEYCRSNAKKELSDLIEKLDCKRIALTYNNTYNSKSSSSQNKIDFKDLVGILSQKGKLSVKEKAHSFFNSGKTDFKEHKEFLFIVEVKP from the coding sequence GTGGAAAAATTTAATCTAAAAAACCGCCGGTATATCGGCTCAAAAACTAAGCTTATAGAGTGGGTATTTGGGAATTTAAAATTAAATAATATCAAAAGCGTGTGCGATATTTTTGCCGGAAGTGGGGTAGTGGCTGGTCAATTTGCCACTATTCCTAACATTAAAAATATTATTATAAATGATATTTTATTTTCTAATGAAGTCATTTATCATGCTTTTTTTAGGGGGCAAGACGCTGATTTTAAGGTGCTTGAAGAACTGAAAGAATATTATACTCAAGCTTTAAAGCTAGAAGAAAATTATTTTAGCCAACATTTTAGCAACAAATTTTTCAGCTATAAAGATTGTGTCAAAATCGGTAGCATTAGAGAGCATATAGAAAGCTTGAACTTAGATAAATTAAATAAAGATATTTTATTAACAAGCTTGATTTATTCAATGGATAAGATAGCTAACACGGTGGGGCATTATGAAGCTTATAGGAAAAAAGAGATTTTACAAGATAGATTTATTTTTGAACTTATTAGCCCTATAAAGCATGATAAAAATATCATGATAGAGAGAAAAGACGCTAACGAATTGGCTAAAACCTTAAAAATAGGCTTAGTTTTTATTGACCCTCCATACAATTCAAGGCAATACAGCCGGTTTTATCATCTCTATGAAAACCTAGTGCAGTGGAAAAAACCCAAACTCTATGGAACAGCTTTAAAGCCATCATGCGAGAACATGAGCGAATATTGTCGCTCTAATGCCAAGAAAGAATTGAGCGATTTAATTGAAAAACTAGATTGTAAAAGGATTGCTTTAACTTATAATAATACCTATAATTCTAAGTCTAGCTCTTCGCAAAATAAAATAGACTTTAAAGATTTAGTGGGAATTTTGAGTCAAAAAGGAAAATTAAGCGTTAAAGAAAAGGCTCATAGTTTTTTTAATTCAGGAAAAACTGATTTTAAAGAGCATAAAGAATTTTTATTTATAGTGGAAGTGAAGCCTTGA
- a CDS encoding YjgP/YjgQ family permease, with protein sequence MRLFRFVGWYYFKYFLIVLLALELFFVGIDSLKYADKMPDSANMIILFFTYDILFALNYTLPISLLLAMVLFYIAFIKSNQYTALLSIGFSKRQILNPIFLISLFFTAVYVGLNATPFVYMEEKTQNLIYKDNSLSVSEHLLVKYNDDYVYFDKINPLLQKAQNIKVFRLTDKTLESYAEAKEAFFEDKYWILHDATIYSLPLNFELGANALNTTRLETFKTLKNFRPKVLDTIYQNKPAVSITDALFSLHALVRQNADTKKVRSFLYVFAILPFFVPFLSVLIAYFSPSLARYENLALLGLKFIIITLVVWGLFFALGKFSISGILIPEIGVLSPFFVFLALSLWYFKKLNKRL encoded by the coding sequence GTGCGTTTGTTTAGATTTGTAGGGTGGTATTATTTCAAATACTTTTTAATCGTGCTTTTAGCTTTGGAATTATTTTTTGTGGGCATTGACAGCTTGAAATACGCCGATAAAATGCCCGATTCTGCGAACATGATCATCTTATTTTTCACCTATGACATTTTATTCGCGCTCAATTACACCCTGCCCATTTCCTTGCTTTTGGCGATGGTTTTATTTTATATCGCCTTCATTAAATCCAACCAATACACCGCCCTGCTCTCCATTGGCTTTTCCAAACGCCAGATTTTAAACCCTATTTTTTTGATTAGCTTGTTTTTCACGGCTGTTTATGTGGGGTTGAACGCGACTCCTTTTGTGTATATGGAAGAAAAAACGCAAAATTTGATCTATAAAGACAATTCTTTGAGCGTTTCAGAGCATTTGTTAGTGAAATATAATGACGATTACGTGTATTTTGATAAGATTAATCCCTTATTGCAAAAAGCCCAAAATATCAAGGTTTTTCGCCTAACAGATAAGACTTTGGAATCTTATGCTGAAGCTAAAGAGGCTTTTTTTGAAGACAAGTATTGGATCTTGCATGACGCTACTATTTATAGCCTGCCTTTAAATTTTGAACTGGGCGCGAACGCTTTAAACACCACGCGTTTAGAAACCTTTAAAACGCTCAAAAATTTCCGCCCTAAAGTTTTAGACACCATTTACCAAAACAAGCCCGCGGTTTCTATCACAGACGCTCTTTTTTCCTTGCATGCTCTAGTACGCCAAAACGCAGACACGAAAAAAGTGCGCTCGTTTTTGTATGTGTTTGCGATTTTGCCCTTTTTTGTGCCGTTTTTAAGCGTTTTAATCGCTTATTTTTCGCCCAGTCTCGCCCGCTATGAAAACCTGGCTCTTTTAGGGCTAAAGTTTATCATCATCACGCTCGTTGTTTGGGGGCTATTCTTTGCTTTGGGGAAGTTTAGCATTTCAGGGATACTCATTCCTGAAATAGGCGTGCTATCGCCCTTTTTCGTATTCTTAGCCCTCAGTCTTTGGTATTTTAAAAAGCTTAATAAGAGATTGTGA
- a CDS encoding aminoacyl-tRNA hydrolase, with amino-acid sequence MTLLVGLGNPTLRYAHTRHNAGFDILDSLVSELDLSFTFYSKHNAYLCVYKDFILLKPQTYMNLSGESVLSAKNFYKTKELLIVHDDLDLPLGVVKFKNGGGNGGHNGLKSIDLLCSNSYYRLRVGISKGINITEHVLSKFHNNEEPLKNAAFEHAKNALKFFIESHDFNAMQNRFTLKNPLKIEN; translated from the coding sequence ATGACGCTTTTAGTGGGTTTAGGCAACCCTACTTTGCGTTACGCTCACACCAGACACAACGCTGGTTTTGATATTTTAGATTCACTCGTTAGCGAGTTGGATCTTTCTTTCACTTTTTATTCCAAACACAACGCTTATTTGTGTGTTTATAAGGATTTTATCTTACTCAAGCCCCAAACTTACATGAATTTAAGCGGCGAGAGCGTTTTAAGCGCTAAAAATTTTTACAAAACTAAAGAGCTTTTAATTGTCCATGACGACTTGGATTTACCTTTAGGCGTTGTGAAGTTTAAAAATGGTGGAGGGAATGGGGGGCATAATGGCCTAAAATCCATTGACTTATTGTGTTCTAATTCTTATTACCGCTTGAGGGTGGGGATTTCTAAAGGGATCAATATCACTGAGCATGTGCTTTCAAAATTCCACAACAACGAAGAACCTTTAAAAAACGCTGCGTTTGAACATGCCAAAAACGCCCTAAAATTTTTTATAGAAAGCCATGATTTTAACGCCATGCAAAATCGTTTCACGCTCAAAAACCCTTTAAAAATAGAAAATTAG
- a CDS encoding 50S ribosomal protein L25/general stress protein Ctc, with the protein MLEGVIRESITKASAKALKKDGYLIANVYGKGIENVNCAFKLNPFIKYLKEKKHLIFPVKLGDKTFEVVVQEYQKNPVTNELIHVDLLAVTKGVKSKFKVPVKHQGTPVGLKNKGILMLSKKRISVECAPEHLPDHYLVDVAPLDVNESILVRDLEKHENVKILDHDSIAVIGVIKAK; encoded by the coding sequence ATGTTAGAAGGCGTTATTAGAGAGAGTATTACTAAAGCTAGCGCTAAAGCTTTAAAAAAAGATGGCTATCTAATCGCAAACGTTTATGGAAAGGGTATTGAAAACGTGAATTGCGCGTTCAAATTAAACCCTTTCATTAAATACCTTAAGGAAAAAAAGCATTTGATTTTCCCGGTGAAATTAGGGGATAAGACTTTTGAGGTCGTGGTTCAAGAATACCAAAAAAACCCTGTTACTAACGAGCTTATCCATGTGGATTTACTCGCTGTTACTAAGGGCGTGAAGTCCAAGTTTAAAGTCCCTGTCAAACACCAAGGCACTCCAGTGGGCTTGAAAAATAAAGGGATTTTGATGCTCTCTAAAAAGCGTATCAGCGTGGAATGCGCTCCAGAGCATTTGCCCGATCACTATTTAGTGGATGTAGCCCCTTTAGACGTGAATGAGTCTATTTTGGTGCGCGATTTAGAAAAACACGAAAATGTGAAGATCTTAGATCATGATTCTATCGCTGTGATCGGTGTGATTAAAGCGAAGTGA
- a CDS encoding UDP-N-acetylmuramoyl-L-alanyl-D-glutamate--2,6-diaminopimelate ligase yields MKLKKTLTYQNHTYSFLSDNTHEVLENPKEILFVKTPLNEKYSPLIAEKNLAILDFNELKNYFDFKIKIVGITGTNGKTTTASLMYSLLLDLNKKTALLGTRGFFINDTQIKEKGLTTPTLLELYSDLEEAIRLGCEYFIMEVSSHAIVQKRIAGLDFALKVLTNITSDHLDFHQNIENYRDAKNSFFKDEGLKIINRDETNALFNPINAHTYALDKKAHLNIQAFSLNPSISASLCYQQNLRDPNLKEIALIHSPLLGRYNLYNILAGVLGVKLLTQLPLETIAPLLENFYGVKGRLEIVHSKPLVVVDFAHTTDGMQQVFESFKNQKITALFGAGGDRDKTKRPKMGAIASYYAHKIVLTSDNPRSENEEDIIKDILKGISNSSKVVIEKDRKKAILNALENLKDDEVLLILGKGDESIQIFKDKTIFFSDQEVVKDYYLNLKQG; encoded by the coding sequence ATGAAGCTTAAAAAAACCCTGACTTATCAAAACCACACCTATTCTTTTTTGAGCGATAACACGCATGAAGTTTTAGAAAACCCTAAAGAAATCCTTTTTGTCAAAACGCCTTTAAATGAAAAATACTCTCCTTTAATTGCAGAAAAAAACCTGGCTATTTTAGATTTTAACGAGCTTAAAAACTACTTTGATTTTAAGATTAAAATTGTAGGGATTACTGGCACTAATGGTAAAACGACCACAGCGAGTTTGATGTATTCCTTGCTCTTAGATTTGAATAAAAAGACCGCTCTTTTAGGCACAAGAGGGTTTTTTATTAACGACACACAAATCAAGGAAAAGGGCTTGACCACGCCCACTCTTTTAGAGCTTTATAGCGATTTAGAAGAAGCGATTCGTTTGGGGTGTGAATACTTTATTATGGAAGTGAGCTCCCATGCGATCGTCCAAAAACGCATCGCCGGGCTTGATTTCGCCCTTAAAGTTCTCACTAATATCACAAGCGATCATTTAGATTTCCATCAAAATATAGAAAATTACAGGGACGCTAAAAACAGCTTTTTTAAAGATGAGGGCTTGAAAATCATCAACAGAGATGAAACAAACGCCCTTTTTAACCCCATTAACGCGCACACTTACGCACTGGATAAAAAAGCGCATTTAAACATTCAAGCCTTTTCGCTCAACCCCTCCATTAGCGCGTCTTTATGCTACCAACAAAATTTAAGAGATCCTAATCTTAAAGAAATCGCTCTCATCCATTCCCCCCTTTTAGGGCGTTACAACCTTTATAATATCTTAGCGGGCGTTTTAGGGGTCAAATTACTCACCCAATTACCTCTAGAAACGATTGCGCCATTATTAGAAAACTTTTATGGGGTGAAAGGGCGTTTGGAAATTGTGCATTCTAAACCTTTAGTGGTCGTGGATTTTGCCCACACAACAGACGGCATGCAACAAGTCTTTGAAAGCTTTAAAAACCAAAAAATCACCGCTCTTTTTGGAGCAGGGGGCGATAGGGATAAAACCAAGCGCCCTAAAATGGGAGCGATAGCGAGCTACTACGCGCATAAAATCGTCTTAACTTCAGACAACCCCAGAAGCGAGAATGAAGAAGACATTATTAAGGATATTCTAAAAGGCATCAGCAATTCTTCTAAAGTGGTTATAGAAAAAGACCGAAAGAAAGCCATTTTAAACGCTTTAGAAAATTTAAAAGACGATGAGGTGTTATTGATTTTAGGCAAGGGCGATGAAAGCATTCAAATTTTTAAAGACAAAACGATTTTTTTTAGCGACCAAGAAGTCGTTAAAGATTATTATCTCAATTTAAAACAAGGATGA
- a CDS encoding histidine kinase produces the protein MQKFDYEFKKRALIKEGFLAFKQAHYAEALRLFSEVLFLDKDNQKAKVGALLSDIAKDFPKEAHSFYELYQSLIAMQKRSLKNQAEEQIINLIASFDEGLNQMAEKIDAQISQKGEELNGILYADFKRLSLERGFKEAFEDLMFSSRVIFDNKEDFYEFLKELNHYGYYELAVNYIENMHEDSFIYDEFLRSLLEDALKSNKA, from the coding sequence ATGCAAAAGTTTGATTATGAATTTAAAAAGCGTGCGTTGATTAAAGAGGGGTTTTTAGCGTTCAAACAAGCCCATTACGCTGAAGCGTTACGCCTTTTTTCTGAAGTGTTGTTTTTGGATAAAGACAACCAAAAAGCCAAAGTGGGGGCGTTATTAAGCGACATCGCTAAAGATTTCCCCAAAGAAGCCCATAGCTTTTATGAATTGTATCAAAGCTTGATCGCTATGCAAAAACGGAGTTTAAAAAACCAGGCTGAAGAGCAAATCATCAATTTGATCGCTTCTTTTGATGAGGGATTGAACCAAATGGCTGAAAAGATTGATGCGCAAATTTCTCAAAAAGGCGAGGAGTTGAATGGCATTTTGTACGCGGATTTCAAACGCTTGAGCTTGGAGCGCGGCTTTAAGGAAGCGTTTGAAGATTTGATGTTCAGCTCTAGGGTGATTTTTGACAATAAAGAGGATTTTTATGAATTTTTGAAAGAATTGAACCACTATGGCTATTACGAATTAGCGGTAAATTACATTGAAAACATGCATGAAGATTCTTTTATTTACGATGAATTTTTGCGTTCTCTTTTAGAAGACGCTCTCAAATCCAATAAGGCTTAA
- a CDS encoding NifU family protein, with product MIEFSDEDLQKPVRIVIEKIRPYLLKDGGNIEVLGVKSMKIYVALEGACKTCSSSKITLKNVIERQLKMDIHPNLEVVCLENAKEFDKL from the coding sequence ATGATAGAATTTAGCGATGAAGATTTACAAAAACCGGTGCGTATTGTGATAGAAAAAATCCGCCCTTACTTGCTCAAAGATGGCGGCAATATTGAAGTGCTAGGGGTGAAAAGCATGAAAATTTATGTGGCTTTAGAGGGAGCGTGCAAGACTTGCTCTAGCAGTAAAATCACTTTAAAAAATGTCATTGAAAGGCAGCTTAAAATGGATATCCACCCCAATTTAGAAGTGGTGTGCTTAGAAAACGCTAAGGAGTTTGATAAGCTTTAA
- a CDS encoding anion permease: MEIKNIKEFEKASKKLQKDTLKIALALLFLIGAALLALIFGQANSKGLLLIFAAVIGGYMAMNIGANDVSNNVGPAVGSKAISMGGAILIAAICEMLGAIIAGGEVVSTIKGRIVSPEFINDAHVFINVMLASLLSGALWLHVATLIGAPVSTSHSVVGGIMGAGMAAAGMAAVNWHFLSGIVASWVISPLMGALIAMFFLMLIKKTIAYKEDKKSAALKVVPYLVALMSLAFSWYLIVKVLKRLYAVGFEIQLACGCILALLIFILFKRFVLKKAPQLENSHESINELFNVPLIFAAALLSFAHGANDVANAIGPLAAISQTLEDANSPIGNTLSSVPLWIMVVGAAGIALGLSLYGPKLIKTVGSEITELDKMQAFCIALSAVITVLLASQLGLPVSSTHIVVGAVFGVGFLRERLREQSRRRFARIRDNIVAAHFGEDLEEIEGFLERFDKANLKEKSLMLESLKKSKNTAIALELKKKEKKSLKKVYKEEVIKRSILKKIVTAWLVTVPVSALLGALLFVALGFIEKYF; the protein is encoded by the coding sequence ATGGAAATTAAAAACATCAAAGAGTTTGAAAAAGCTTCCAAAAAACTCCAAAAAGACACTTTAAAGATCGCTCTCGCTCTTTTGTTCCTCATCGGTGCCGCTTTGCTCGCTCTCATTTTTGGGCAGGCTAATTCTAAGGGATTGCTGCTCATCTTTGCGGCCGTGATTGGGGGGTATATGGCGATGAATATTGGCGCGAACGATGTGTCTAATAATGTCGGCCCTGCCGTAGGCTCTAAAGCCATTAGCATGGGTGGGGCGATTTTGATTGCTGCGATTTGCGAAATGCTTGGAGCGATCATTGCTGGGGGGGAAGTGGTTTCTACGATTAAGGGCCGTATCGTTTCGCCTGAATTTATTAATGATGCGCATGTTTTCATTAATGTCATGTTGGCTAGCCTTTTGAGTGGGGCGTTGTGGTTGCATGTGGCGACTTTAATTGGCGCTCCTGTTTCCACTTCACACTCTGTAGTGGGGGGGATTATGGGGGCTGGAATGGCAGCAGCTGGAATGGCAGCGGTCAATTGGCATTTTTTATCAGGCATTGTGGCTAGTTGGGTAATCTCGCCTTTAATGGGAGCTTTGATAGCCATGTTTTTTTTAATGCTCATTAAAAAGACTATCGCTTATAAAGAAGATAAAAAGAGTGCGGCTTTAAAGGTCGTGCCTTATTTGGTAGCGTTGATGAGCTTAGCCTTTAGCTGGTATTTGATCGTTAAGGTTTTAAAACGCCTTTATGCGGTGGGTTTTGAAATCCAGCTCGCTTGCGGCTGTATCCTTGCGCTTTTAATCTTTATCCTTTTTAAAAGATTTGTGTTAAAAAAAGCCCCGCAATTAGAAAATAGCCATGAAAGCATTAATGAGCTTTTCAATGTCCCTTTGATTTTTGCTGCTGCGCTTTTAAGCTTTGCGCATGGGGCTAATGATGTGGCTAACGCTATAGGCCCCTTAGCGGCCATCAGTCAAACTTTAGAAGATGCAAATAGCCCTATAGGGAATACTTTAAGCTCTGTGCCTTTGTGGATTATGGTAGTGGGGGCAGCTGGGATTGCTTTAGGCTTGAGTTTGTATGGGCCAAAGCTCATTAAAACGGTGGGGTCTGAAATCACAGAATTAGACAAAATGCAAGCTTTTTGCATCGCGCTTTCTGCAGTCATTACCGTGCTTTTAGCCTCTCAATTAGGCTTGCCGGTAAGCTCTACGCATATTGTGGTGGGCGCGGTGTTTGGGGTGGGCTTTTTAAGGGAGCGTTTAAGGGAGCAATCCAGAAGGCGTTTTGCTAGGATCAGAGACAACATTGTAGCCGCACACTTTGGGGAAGATTTAGAAGAAATTGAAGGCTTTTTAGAGCGCTTTGATAAAGCCAATTTGAAAGAAAAATCGCTCATGCTAGAGAGCTTGAAAAAAAGCAAAAACACCGCCATCGCTTTGGAATTGAAAAAGAAAGAAAAAAAGTCGCTTAAAAAAGTGTATAAAGAAGAAGTGATCAAACGCTCCATTTTAAAAAAGATTGTTACCGCTTGGTTGGTAACCGTGCCGGTTTCTGCACTTTTAGGCGCGCTTTTGTTTGTGGCTCTTGGTTTTATAGAAAAGTATTTCTAG